The Aeromonas encheleia genomic sequence CCCTCGACGAACTTCATCGCCTCCCGCTCATCCCTGGCGACATGTACGCTCCCCTGACTGTCGATCTCATTTCCTTTCATCTCGCTCTCCTGCAGTTGAGTCACATCGAGCTCAAAGACGGAGGCCAGGGCCTTGAGGGATTCCAGTCCGGGTGGTTGCCCCTGTTCGATCCGCTGTATGGTGCGCACACTCAGACCAGACAGGGTAGCCAACTGCTCCTGGGACCAACCTCGCTGCAATCTCAATTTCCTGACTATCATCATCGGCTCCTCGTGGTTATGGACAGGGCCAGCATAGGGCCGAGCGGATGAAGGCAACACGACAAAGGCCTGACACCAACCTGACTTTCCTTAAGTATCAATGCATTAACAGCCAAACATCATCAGGGGCCTGATCGGTAGAGCGTCGCCCTGCCCTGTTGTAGCCGCCCCGGCAGGGCTAAGGGGTAGCTCGCTGCCGATGGTGCACCGAGCAACCAGGACTCACAGGCTTTGCATCAGCTCGGCCGCAATCTCGAACGAGCGCAGCCGCGCCTCATGATCGACGATGGGGCCGTTGAACATCAGCTCGTCAGCCCCGGTCTCGGCCAGCAGCGCCTGCAAGCCATGGCGTACTCTGTCTCGATCCCCCACCAGGGAGCGGGCCAGGGTTTGCTCCATCGCCATCAGTTCCCGGGGCGACCACTCCTCCCCCAGCTCCTGCACCGGCAGCGGCAACTTGCCCGCATCCCCCCGATAGAGCCGCAGGAACTGCTGCTGCACAGTAGTGAACAGGAAGCGGGCCTCCCGCTCGGTGTCGGCCGCCACCATGTTGATGCACACCACGGCATAGGGCCTGGGCCAGCGGGCGGAAGGCTGATACTGACTGCGGTAGAGCGCCAGCGCCTGCAGCAACAAGCCGGGCGCGAAGTGGGAGGCGAAACCGAACGGCAACCCCATGGCAGCCGCCAGCTGGGCGCTGTAGAGGCTGGAGCCCAGCAGCCAGATGGGCACCTCCAGCCCCTGACCAGGCACGGCCTGCACCGCGCCCGGCTGATCGCCGAAATAACGCATCAGCTCGCGCACATCGGCGGGAAAGTCATCCACCTCGCCGCTGCGTTGGCGACGCAGTGCCTGCATGGTGCGCTGATCGGTGCCGGGCGCTCGCCCCAGCCCCAGATCGATCCGATCCGGATAGAGCGAGGCCAGGGTGCCAAACTGCTCGGCGATCACCAGGGGCGAGTGATTCGGCAGCATGATGCCGCCGGAACCCAGCCGCAGGGTGCTGGTGCCGCCAGCCAGATGACCTATCAGCACCGAGGTGGCGGCACTGGCGATGCCCGGCATGTTGTGATGTTCCGCCAACCAGTAGCGGTGATAGCCCCACCGCTCGGCGTGTTGGGCCAGATCCAGCGAGCGGCGAAACGACTCGGCCGGTACAGACCCTTCGGGGACGGGCACCAGATCGAGGACGGAATAGGGGATGGCGGACATGGGACACTCCATTGCTTCACAATTCAATAACCTGGGGGCAATGTAGCATGAGATACCTGAATGGCACACTCGATACCCCATCATCCAGGGTGCCTCTGTGGCCACTAGGCCTGACCAATAAAGCCCCATAAGAAACTTTGTTGTGGCGTGCTAATAATCCCGGCCGGATAATTGTGCTTTTTGTCGCCCTGTGAGCACACTGAGAGGGAATCATCACGGCGATCGCCCGTGGGACAAGGATGCGTCCATGACAAAAGCTAGCCTCAGCCGTAGACCCTTTTACGTACACATCGCCACGCTCTTCATTCTGCTGTTCTCCGTGCTGGGGGGGGCCCTCATCCTGCTGCAGTTTCAACAGGGCATGCAGCAGGGGCTGGAACACGAGCGCCAGAGCTTCCTTCAGTATCGGGAGCAGCTGGCACTGGCCCTCAAGCTGAACCAGCGCCCGGCCCGCATGTCATTGAGCCTGCTGCGCAGCGGCCAGCTGGCCGCGATGACCAGCCTGGACGCTCGTCTCAGCTATCTGCCCCAGCTGGCCGAGGTGCTGGCCAACAGCGCCAGCTATGGCGCCATCTATGCCGGTTACGATGACGGTGACTTCTTCCTGGTGCGCAAGCTGACCAACAGAGCCAAGGCGCTGCTGGACAGCCCTCCCCCCGCCAGCCACCTGCTGGTGCAGAGCCTGAGTCAGGGCCAGGGAGAGTTCCTCTATTTCGACAAGCGGCTGCATCTGCTCGAGCGCCGGCCCATGCCGGACTACAGGTTCGATCCCCGCAGCCGTGACTGGTACAAGGAGGCGCGCTGGCGCACGGGCATCATAGTGACCCACCCCTATCTGTTCTTCACCACCAAGGAGCCGGGTATGACGCTGGCGGTGGAGAGCGACGATCGCCGGGCTGTGCTCGGGCTGGATGCTGGCGTGGAGGGGCTCTCCGCCCTCATCGGCGAGCTGCCCCTGCCCAGCCACTGCCAGCTGGTGCTGTTCGACGAATTAGGCACCCTGCTGGCGACCGATCCCAAGCGACTGCCCAGCTTCGAGCAACTGAGTCGGTTGCCCACGCTGTCGGTGCTCGAGCACCCCATCCTGACCCAGCTGCAACAACGGATAGTCACCCAGCCCACCCTGCTGCACGGGCCGACCGAGCTGACCCTGACCGCGGAGGATCGCAACGACTGGCTGGTCAACCTCTCCTCCTTGGATGAGGGCTCCCCCTTCTACATCGCCCTGCTGATGCCGGCGAACGTTCTCACCCAGCAGGCCCGCCACGAAGCCCTGGTCAATCTGACCTGGGCCCTGGCCGGCCTGCTGCTGCTGCTGCCCGTCATCTGGCTGGTGGCGCGGCGTACCGCGGCCCCCTT encodes the following:
- a CDS encoding 2TM domain-containing protein, with product MIVRKLRLQRGWSQEQLATLSGLSVRTIQRIEQGQPPGLESLKALASVFELDVTQLQESEMKGNEIDSQGSVHVARDEREAMKFVEGLKGFYGHLISYVLVIGGLFVINYLSNPDYIWAWWPMLGWGLGLMSHAINLFQPFKLFGPEWERRQVEKRLGRKL
- a CDS encoding luciferase-like monooxygenase, translated to MSAIPYSVLDLVPVPEGSVPAESFRRSLDLAQHAERWGYHRYWLAEHHNMPGIASAATSVLIGHLAGGTSTLRLGSGGIMLPNHSPLVIAEQFGTLASLYPDRIDLGLGRAPGTDQRTMQALRRQRSGEVDDFPADVRELMRYFGDQPGAVQAVPGQGLEVPIWLLGSSLYSAQLAAAMGLPFGFASHFAPGLLLQALALYRSQYQPSARWPRPYAVVCINMVAADTEREARFLFTTVQQQFLRLYRGDAGKLPLPVQELGEEWSPRELMAMEQTLARSLVGDRDRVRHGLQALLAETGADELMFNGPIVDHEARLRSFEIAAELMQSL